A stretch of Drosophila gunungcola strain Sukarami chromosome 3L unlocalized genomic scaffold, Dgunungcola_SK_2 000002F, whole genome shotgun sequence DNA encodes these proteins:
- the LOC128257391 gene encoding uncharacterized protein LOC128257391, whose product MYQFAFWRSEVKTHQIDQVSPIWKDLNATFVTFLSWSWLIYTLSAVVILVCAYFAYCERCRRTETVRRRRLIQRAQERPPQKRRPNAAYRDHQIYRHIILSVAKYMKNPEGIRPFIEHMDHLYPLRHTLADDQQVAELSLNVNDAEPSTGED is encoded by the exons ATGTATCAATTCGCATTCTGGAGGAGCGAGGTGAAGACGCACCAGATCGATCAGGTATCGCCCATTTGGAAGGACTTGAATGCAACATTTGTGAC TTTCCTCAGCTGGAGTTGGCTCATTTATACCTTGTCCGCAGTGGTAATCCTCGTTTGCGCATATTTTGCATACTGTGAACGTTGCCGCCGGACGGAGACAGTGCGACGTCGACGGCTGATTCAGCGAGCCCAGGAACG GCCCCCTCAAAAACGGCGACCGAATGCGGCATACAGAGACCACCAGATCTACCGACATATTATCCTTAGCGTCGCCAAATATATGAAGAATCCAGAGGGCATCCGTCCATTCATAGAACACATGGACCACCTGTATCCTCTGCGGCATACGTTGGCTGATGATCAGCAAGTGGCAGAACTTTCACTGAACGTTAACGATGCAGAGCCAAGTACTGGAGAGGATTAA